The following are encoded in a window of Citrobacter freundii genomic DNA:
- the dcyD gene encoding D-cysteine desulfhydrase, producing the protein MPLHNLTRFPRLEFIGAPTPLEYLPRFSDYLGRDIFIKRDDVTPMAMGGNKLRKLEFLAADALREGADTLITAGAIQSNHVRQTAAVAAKLGLHCVALLENPIGTTAENYLSNGNRLLLDLFNTQVEMCDALTDPNAQLQALATRIEAQGFRPYVIPVGGSNVLGALGYVESALEIAQQCEGAVALSSVVVASGSAGTHAGLAVGLEQLMPNVELIGVTVSRSVADQKPKVVTLQQDVARELELTASADILLWDDYYAPGYGTPNEEGMEAVKLLARLEGILLDPVYTGKAMAGLIDGITQKRFKDEGPVLFIHTGGAPALFAYHPHV; encoded by the coding sequence ATGCCGCTGCATAATTTAACGCGCTTTCCACGTCTGGAATTTATTGGCGCGCCAACGCCGCTCGAATATCTCCCGCGCTTCTCTGATTATCTCGGACGCGACATTTTTATTAAACGCGATGATGTCACGCCAATGGCGATGGGCGGCAATAAGCTGCGCAAGCTGGAGTTCCTGGCGGCAGATGCGCTGCGCGAAGGGGCCGACACGCTGATTACCGCCGGGGCCATTCAGTCGAACCACGTACGCCAGACGGCGGCGGTGGCGGCAAAGCTCGGGCTGCACTGCGTGGCGCTGCTGGAAAACCCGATTGGCACCACGGCGGAAAACTATCTCAGCAACGGTAACCGTCTGTTGTTAGATCTGTTTAATACCCAGGTTGAAATGTGCGACGCGCTGACCGACCCTAATGCACAACTTCAGGCGCTGGCCACACGGATTGAAGCGCAAGGGTTCCGACCGTATGTGATCCCGGTCGGCGGGTCGAATGTGCTGGGTGCGTTGGGCTATGTTGAAAGTGCGCTGGAAATTGCCCAGCAGTGCGAGGGCGCGGTAGCGCTGTCCTCTGTGGTGGTTGCTTCAGGCAGCGCGGGCACCCATGCGGGTCTGGCGGTAGGGCTGGAACAGCTGATGCCCAACGTCGAGCTGATAGGGGTGACCGTTTCGCGCAGCGTCGCCGATCAAAAGCCAAAAGTGGTGACCCTGCAGCAGGACGTGGCTCGTGAACTGGAACTGACCGCCTCGGCGGATATTCTGTTATGGGATGACTATTATGCGCCGGGTTACGGCACGCCAAATGAAGAGGGCATGGAAGCGGTGAAACTGCTGGCGCGTCTGGAAGGCATCTTGCTGGATCCGGTGTATACCGGTAAAGCGATGGCGGGCCTGATCGACGGCATTACTCAGAAGCGCTTTAAGGATGAAGGTCCGGTTCTGTTTATTCATACCGGTGGGGCGCCTGCGCTGTTTGCCTACCATCCTCACGTGTAA
- the tcyL gene encoding cystine ABC transporter permease, whose protein sequence is MQESIQLVIDSLPFLLKGAVFTLQLSIGGMFFGLVLGFILALMRLSPLLPVRWLARVYISIFRGTPLIAQLFMIYYGLPQFGIELDPIPAAMIGLSLNTAAYAAETLRAAISSIDKGQWEAGASIGMTRWQTMRRAILPQAARVALPPLSNSFISLVKDTSLAATIQVPELFRQAQLITSRTLEVFTMYLAASLIYWVMATVLSALQNYFEEQLNRQEREPK, encoded by the coding sequence ATGCAAGAAAGTATCCAACTGGTGATTGATTCACTGCCCTTCCTGCTTAAAGGCGCGGTATTTACGCTGCAGCTGAGTATCGGTGGGATGTTCTTTGGTCTGGTGCTGGGGTTTATCCTCGCTCTGATGCGCCTGTCGCCGCTGCTGCCGGTGCGCTGGCTGGCGCGCGTCTATATTTCTATATTTCGCGGCACACCGCTGATCGCCCAACTGTTTATGATCTACTACGGTCTGCCGCAGTTTGGCATTGAGCTGGACCCGATCCCGGCGGCGATGATTGGTTTGTCGCTGAACACCGCAGCGTATGCGGCGGAAACGCTGCGTGCGGCCATCTCATCGATTGATAAAGGTCAGTGGGAGGCGGGCGCCAGTATCGGTATGACGCGCTGGCAGACCATGCGCCGGGCGATCCTGCCGCAGGCGGCGCGCGTGGCTTTACCGCCGCTGAGCAACAGCTTTATCAGCCTGGTAAAAGACACCTCGCTGGCGGCGACAATCCAGGTACCGGAACTGTTCCGTCAGGCGCAGCTGATCACCTCACGCACGCTGGAAGTGTTCACCATGTATCTGGCGGCCTCGCTGATTTATTGGGTAATGGCGACAGTGCTGTCCGCACTGCAGAACTATTTTGAAGAACAACTGAACCGCCAGGAGAGAGAGCCGAAATGA
- a CDS encoding RNA polymerase sigma factor FliA, giving the protein MNSLYTAEGVMDKHSLWQRYVPLVRHEALRLQVRLPASVELDDLLQAGGIGLLNAVDRYDALQGTAFTTYAVQRIRGAMLDELRSRDWVPRSVRRNAREVAQAMGQLEQELGRNATETEVAERLAIPVQEYRQMLLDTNNSQLFSYDEWREEHGDSIELVTEENQQENPLQQLLDGNLRQRVMDAIDALPEREKLVLTLYYQEELNLKEIGAVLEVGESRVSQLHSQAIKRLRTKLGKL; this is encoded by the coding sequence GTGAATTCACTGTATACCGCTGAAGGTGTAATGGATAAACACTCGCTGTGGCAGCGTTATGTACCGTTGGTGCGTCACGAAGCATTGCGCCTTCAGGTGCGCTTGCCGGCGAGCGTAGAACTGGATGACCTGCTACAAGCGGGCGGCATCGGGTTATTGAATGCAGTTGACCGATATGACGCTTTGCAAGGAACGGCATTTACCACTTACGCAGTGCAGCGTATTCGTGGGGCTATGCTGGATGAACTACGCAGCCGGGATTGGGTGCCGCGTAGCGTTCGGCGCAATGCCCGCGAAGTGGCACAGGCGATGGGACAACTGGAGCAGGAACTCGGGCGCAACGCGACGGAAACCGAAGTGGCGGAGCGTCTGGCTATTCCTGTGCAAGAGTATCGTCAGATGTTGCTTGATACCAATAACAGCCAACTCTTCTCCTACGACGAGTGGCGGGAAGAGCATGGCGATAGTATTGAGCTGGTGACGGAAGAAAACCAGCAAGAAAACCCGTTACAGCAGCTGCTTGATGGCAATTTACGCCAGCGCGTGATGGATGCGATTGACGCATTGCCGGAGCGTGAAAAGCTGGTGCTGACGCTGTATTACCAGGAAGAGCTGAATCTGAAAGAGATTGGTGCTGTTCTGGAAGTCGGTGAGTCACGGGTTAGCCAGTTGCACAGTCAGGCCATCAAACGTCTACGCACCAAGCTGGGTAAGCTATAG
- a CDS encoding DinI family protein, producing the protein MFVELVYDKRNFEGLPGAKEIILGELSKRVHRLFPDADVRVKPMMTLPGINTDASKHEKEQISRTVQEMFEEAEFWLVSD; encoded by the coding sequence ATGTTTGTGGAACTCGTTTATGACAAAAGAAATTTTGAGGGTTTGCCGGGTGCAAAGGAGATTATTTTAGGTGAGTTGAGTAAGAGGGTTCACCGACTCTTCCCGGATGCGGATGTTCGAGTTAAACCGATGATGACACTACCGGGGATCAACACAGATGCCAGTAAGCACGAGAAAGAACAGATAAGCCGAACCGTTCAGGAAATGTTTGAAGAGGCTGAGTTCTGGCTGGTGTCAGATTAA
- the tcyJ gene encoding cystine ABC transporter substrate-binding protein — translation MKLARLGRQALMSVMAVALVAGMSAKTFADEGLLNKVKERGTLLVGLEGTYPPFSFQGDDGKLTGFEVEFAEELAKHLGVKATLKPTKWDGMLASLDSKRIDVVINQVTISDERQKKYDFSTPYTVSGIQALVKKGNEGVIKTAADLKGKKVGVGLGTNYEEWLRQNVQGVDIRTYDDDPTKYQDLRVGRIDAILVDRLAALDLVKKTKDTLAVTGEAFSRQASGVALRKGNDDLLKAVDAAIAEMQKDGTLKALSEKWFGADVTK, via the coding sequence ATGAAATTAGCACGTCTGGGACGTCAGGCTCTGATGAGTGTAATGGCTGTGGCACTTGTCGCCGGTATGAGCGCAAAAACCTTTGCGGACGAAGGTCTGTTAAATAAAGTGAAAGAGCGCGGTACGCTGTTGGTCGGTCTCGAAGGGACCTATCCCCCGTTTAGTTTTCAGGGTGATGACGGCAAGCTGACCGGTTTTGAAGTCGAATTTGCCGAAGAACTGGCTAAACATCTCGGGGTGAAAGCGACGCTGAAGCCGACCAAGTGGGATGGCATGCTGGCCTCTTTAGACTCCAAACGTATTGATGTGGTCATCAACCAGGTGACCATCTCTGACGAACGTCAGAAAAAATACGATTTCTCTACCCCGTATACGGTCTCTGGTATCCAGGCGCTGGTGAAAAAAGGCAACGAAGGCGTGATTAAAACCGCGGCAGACCTGAAAGGTAAAAAAGTCGGTGTCGGTCTGGGTACTAACTACGAAGAGTGGCTGCGCCAGAACGTGCAGGGCGTCGATATCCGTACTTATGATGATGACCCGACCAAATATCAGGATCTGCGCGTCGGTCGTATCGATGCGATTCTGGTTGATCGTCTGGCCGCGTTGGATCTGGTGAAAAAAACCAAAGACACGCTGGCCGTGACCGGTGAAGCCTTCTCCCGCCAGGCATCCGGCGTGGCGCTGCGTAAAGGTAATGACGATCTGCTGAAAGCGGTCGATGCCGCCATTGCAGAGATGCAGAAAGACGGTACCCTGAAAGCCCTGTCTGAAAAATGGTTTGGGGCGGATGTGACGAAATAA
- the uvrC gene encoding excinuclease ABC subunit UvrC produces the protein MTEQFDAKAFLKTVTSQPGVYRMYDAAGTVIYVGKAKDLKKRLSSYFRSNLASRKTEALVALIQQIDVTVTHTETEALLLEHNYIKLYQPRYNVLLRDDKSYPFIFLSGDTHPRLAMHRGAKHAKGEYFGPFPNGYAVRETLALLQKIFPIRQCENSVYRNRSRPCLQYQIGRCLGPCVAGLVSEDEYAQQVDYVRLFLSGKDDQVLTQLIARMEKASQNLEFEEAARIRDQIQAVRRVTEKQFVSNTGDDLDVIGVAFDAGMACVHVLFIRQGKVLGSRSYFPKVPGGTELGEVVETFVGQFYLQGSQMRTLPGEILLDFNLSDKTLLADSLSELAGRRINVQTKPRGDRARYLKLARTNAATALTTKLSQQSTITQRLTALASVLKLPAVKRMECFDISHTMGEQTVASCVVFDANGPLRAEYRRYNITGITPGDDYAAMNQVLRRRYGKAIEASKIPDVILIDGGKGQLGQAKAVFAELDVPWDKSHPLLLGVAKGADRKAGLETLFFEPEGEGFSLPPDSPALHVIQHIRDESHDHAISGHRKKRAKVKSTSTLETIEGVGPKRRQMLLKYMGGLQGLRNASVEEIAKVPGISQGLAEKIFYSLKH, from the coding sequence GTGACCGAACAGTTTGATGCCAAAGCGTTCCTGAAAACCGTCACCAGCCAGCCCGGCGTTTATCGTATGTACGATGCCGCCGGGACGGTTATCTATGTCGGTAAAGCTAAGGATCTGAAAAAGCGGCTTTCCAGCTACTTCCGCAGCAACCTCGCGTCGCGTAAAACTGAAGCGCTGGTGGCGCTTATTCAGCAGATTGATGTGACGGTGACGCATACTGAAACCGAAGCGTTGTTGCTTGAGCATAACTACATCAAGCTGTACCAGCCGCGCTACAACGTGCTGTTACGCGATGATAAGTCTTACCCCTTTATCTTCCTTAGCGGTGATACCCACCCGCGCCTGGCGATGCATCGTGGGGCGAAGCATGCCAAAGGCGAATACTTCGGTCCATTCCCTAACGGCTATGCCGTGCGTGAAACGTTGGCACTGCTGCAGAAAATTTTCCCAATTCGTCAGTGCGAAAACAGTGTCTACCGCAACCGCTCGCGCCCTTGTCTGCAATATCAGATTGGCCGCTGTCTCGGTCCCTGCGTCGCCGGTCTGGTGAGCGAAGACGAGTACGCGCAGCAGGTTGACTACGTCCGCTTGTTCTTGTCCGGCAAAGATGATCAGGTGTTAACGCAATTGATCGCCCGGATGGAAAAGGCCAGTCAGAATCTGGAATTTGAAGAGGCCGCGCGTATTCGCGACCAAATTCAGGCCGTCCGTCGTGTCACCGAAAAACAGTTTGTTTCCAACACCGGGGATGACCTTGACGTTATCGGCGTGGCGTTTGATGCCGGGATGGCCTGCGTGCATGTTTTGTTTATCCGTCAGGGAAAAGTGCTGGGTAGCCGCAGCTATTTTCCTAAAGTACCGGGGGGAACGGAACTGGGCGAAGTGGTCGAGACCTTTGTCGGACAGTTTTATTTACAGGGCAGCCAGATGCGCACTTTGCCCGGTGAGATCCTGCTCGATTTTAATCTGAGCGATAAAACGCTGCTGGCCGACTCGTTGTCTGAGCTCGCCGGGCGGCGGATTAACGTCCAGACGAAGCCGCGTGGCGATCGTGCGCGCTACCTGAAGCTGGCGCGTACCAATGCTGCAACGGCGCTGACCACCAAACTGTCTCAGCAGTCCACCATTACACAACGTTTGACGGCGCTGGCATCGGTACTGAAGCTACCGGCGGTTAAACGTATGGAGTGCTTCGACATCAGCCATACCATGGGCGAGCAGACGGTAGCCTCCTGCGTGGTTTTCGATGCTAATGGACCGCTACGTGCTGAATACCGCCGCTATAATATTACCGGCATTACCCCCGGCGATGATTACGCGGCGATGAATCAGGTGCTGCGCCGCCGTTATGGCAAGGCGATTGAAGCAAGTAAGATCCCGGACGTTATTTTGATCGACGGTGGCAAAGGTCAACTGGGGCAGGCGAAAGCGGTATTTGCTGAATTGGATGTGCCCTGGGATAAAAGCCATCCGCTCCTGCTTGGCGTGGCAAAAGGGGCGGATCGTAAAGCTGGCCTGGAAACGTTGTTCTTTGAACCGGAAGGTGAGGGGTTCAGCTTGCCGCCAGATTCGCCTGCGCTGCACGTGATTCAACATATTCGCGATGAATCACACGATCACGCTATCAGCGGACACCGTAAAAAACGGGCGAAGGTGAAAAGCACCAGTACCCTGGAAACCATTGAGGGCGTTGGACCAAAACGTCGACAGATGCTGCTAAAGTACATGGGCGGTTTGCAAGGGCTTCGTAACGCAAGTGTCGAAGAAATTGCAAAAGTGCCGGGTATTTCGCAAGGTCTGGCAGAAAAGATCTTCTACTCGTTGAAACATTAG
- a CDS encoding DUF2594 family protein translates to MSTPDFSTAENNQELANEVTCLKAMLTLMLQAMGQADAGRVILKMEKQIAQIEDQSQAAVFSNTVKQIKQAYRQ, encoded by the coding sequence ATGAGTACGCCTGATTTTTCCACTGCTGAGAATAATCAAGAACTGGCTAACGAAGTCACCTGCCTGAAAGCCATGTTAACGCTGATGCTGCAGGCAATGGGACAAGCCGATGCAGGCCGCGTGATTCTTAAGATGGAAAAACAGATCGCGCAGATTGAAGATCAATCCCAGGCTGCGGTATTTTCCAACACTGTTAAACAAATTAAACAGGCCTACCGCCAGTAA
- the pgsA gene encoding CDP-diacylglycerol--glycerol-3-phosphate 3-phosphatidyltransferase yields MQFNIPTLLTLFRVILIPFFVLAFYLPFTWAPFVSALIFCIAAVTDWFDGFLARRWNQSTRFGAFLDPVADKVLVAIAMVLVAEHYHSWWVTLPAATMIAREIIISALREWMAELGKRNSVAVSWIGKVKTASQMAALAWLLWRPNIWVEYAGIALFFVAAILTLWSMFQYLRAARGDLLDQ; encoded by the coding sequence ATGCAATTTAATATCCCTACATTGCTCACGCTGTTTCGCGTCATTCTGATCCCATTCTTTGTATTGGCGTTTTATCTGCCATTTACCTGGGCTCCCTTTGTTAGTGCGCTGATCTTCTGTATCGCGGCGGTTACCGACTGGTTTGACGGATTTCTGGCACGCCGCTGGAACCAAAGTACGCGTTTTGGTGCCTTCCTCGATCCGGTCGCCGATAAAGTGCTGGTGGCTATCGCCATGGTGCTGGTGGCGGAGCACTACCACAGCTGGTGGGTAACATTACCTGCTGCGACGATGATCGCCCGTGAAATTATCATTTCAGCACTGCGCGAATGGATGGCCGAGCTGGGGAAACGCAACAGCGTAGCCGTGTCATGGATCGGTAAAGTCAAAACCGCCTCACAAATGGCGGCTCTGGCGTGGTTACTGTGGCGGCCAAATATCTGGGTTGAATACGCCGGGATCGCGCTTTTCTTCGTTGCTGCGATACTGACATTGTGGTCAATGTTCCAGTATTTGAGAGCTGCACGTGGAGATTTGCTTGATCAGTGA
- the sdiA gene encoding transcriptional regulator SdiA, with protein sequence MQDHDFFTWRRSMLLRFQEMATADDVYTELQHQTQHLEFDFYALCVRHPVPFTRPKTALHTTYPKAWVAHYQSENYLAIDPVLKPENFRQGHLPWDDTLFRDAQPLWDAARNHGLRKGMTQCLMLPNRAQGFLSVSCASVRNGRFAQDEVELRMQLLVRESLSVLTRLEDDMVMAPEMRFSKREKEILKWTAEGKTSAEIAMILSISENTVNFHQKNMQKKFNAPNKTQIACYAAATGLI encoded by the coding sequence ATGCAGGATCACGATTTCTTCACCTGGCGACGGAGCATGCTGTTACGCTTTCAGGAAATGGCGACGGCAGATGACGTCTATACCGAATTACAACATCAGACACAGCATCTGGAGTTTGATTTTTACGCTCTCTGTGTTCGTCACCCCGTGCCGTTTACCCGACCTAAGACGGCGCTTCATACAACCTACCCCAAAGCGTGGGTGGCACATTATCAGTCCGAAAATTATCTCGCGATTGACCCCGTACTTAAACCAGAAAACTTCAGACAGGGCCATCTTCCCTGGGACGATACCTTATTTCGCGATGCACAACCGCTTTGGGATGCGGCGCGTAATCACGGTTTACGCAAGGGGATGACGCAATGCTTAATGCTACCGAACCGGGCGCAGGGCTTTCTTTCTGTCTCGTGTGCGAGCGTGCGTAATGGCCGCTTTGCGCAGGATGAGGTGGAACTCAGAATGCAATTGCTGGTAAGGGAGAGTCTCTCCGTTCTGACGCGACTGGAAGATGATATGGTCATGGCGCCAGAGATGCGGTTTAGTAAACGGGAGAAAGAAATACTGAAATGGACCGCAGAGGGAAAAACGTCGGCAGAAATAGCGATGATCCTGTCGATTTCTGAAAATACCGTGAACTTCCATCAGAAGAATATGCAGAAGAAGTTTAACGCACCAAACAAAACGCAGATTGCCTGCTATGCTGCAGCGACCGGGCTTATCTGA
- the tcyN gene encoding L-cystine ABC transporter ATP-binding protein TcyN: MSAIEVRNLVKKFHGQTVLHGIDLEVKPGEVVAIIGPSGSGKTTLLRSINLLEQPEAGTIKVGDITIDTARSLNQQKGLIRQLRQHVGFVFQNFNLFPHRTVLENIIEGPVIVKGEPKAEATARARELLAKVGLAGKETSYPRRLSGGQQQRVAIARALAMRPEVILFDEPTSALDPELVGEVLNTIRQLAQEKRTMVIVTHEMSFARDVADRAIFMDQGRIVEQGPAKSLFTAPQQPRTRQFLEKFLMQ, from the coding sequence ATGAGTGCGATCGAAGTCAGAAACCTGGTGAAAAAATTTCACGGGCAAACGGTGCTGCACGGTATCGATCTTGAGGTAAAACCCGGTGAAGTTGTGGCGATTATCGGGCCTAGCGGCTCAGGGAAAACCACGTTGTTGCGCAGTATTAATCTGCTGGAACAGCCTGAGGCGGGCACGATTAAAGTCGGTGACATTACCATTGATACGGCGCGTTCACTCAATCAGCAGAAAGGGTTGATTCGTCAGCTGCGCCAGCATGTGGGGTTTGTGTTCCAGAACTTTAATTTGTTTCCTCACCGTACGGTGCTGGAAAACATTATTGAAGGTCCGGTGATTGTGAAGGGAGAGCCGAAAGCCGAAGCAACGGCGCGCGCACGTGAGTTGCTGGCAAAGGTGGGCCTGGCGGGTAAAGAGACCAGCTATCCGCGTCGGTTATCCGGTGGACAGCAGCAGCGCGTGGCAATTGCCCGGGCGTTGGCCATGCGCCCGGAGGTGATCCTGTTTGATGAACCAACGTCAGCACTCGATCCTGAACTGGTTGGCGAGGTGCTGAATACCATTCGTCAACTGGCGCAGGAAAAACGCACCATGGTGATTGTGACGCATGAAATGAGCTTTGCGCGCGACGTTGCTGACCGGGCGATATTTATGGATCAGGGGCGCATTGTCGAGCAGGGACCCGCAAAATCGCTGTTTACCGCGCCCCAACAACCGAGAACGCGTCAGTTTCTGGAAAAATTCTTAATGCAATAA
- the uvrY gene encoding UvrY/SirA/GacA family response regulator transcription factor, translating into MINVFLVDDHELVRAGIRRILEDIKGIKVVGEACCGEDAVKWCRSNSADVVLMDMNMPGIGGLEATRKIARSTADIKVIMLTVHTENPLPAKVMQAGAAGYLSKGAAPQEVVSAIRSVYSGQRYIASDIAQQMALSQIEPEKTETPFASLSERELQIMLMITKGQKVNEISEQLNLSPKTVNSYRYRMFSKLNIHGDVELTHLAIRHGLCNAETLTSQ; encoded by the coding sequence TTGATCAACGTTTTTCTTGTTGATGACCATGAACTGGTGCGCGCAGGGATACGACGCATTCTTGAAGATATAAAAGGCATTAAAGTTGTCGGCGAAGCGTGCTGCGGCGAAGATGCTGTGAAATGGTGTCGCTCAAATTCCGCCGACGTCGTGCTGATGGACATGAATATGCCCGGTATTGGTGGGCTTGAAGCAACACGTAAAATTGCGCGTTCTACGGCTGACATAAAAGTGATCATGTTGACCGTTCATACTGAAAACCCATTGCCCGCAAAAGTCATGCAGGCCGGGGCCGCAGGTTATCTGAGCAAGGGCGCTGCACCTCAGGAAGTGGTTAGCGCCATTCGCTCCGTCTATTCCGGACAGCGCTATATTGCTTCTGATATCGCTCAACAGATGGCGCTCAGCCAAATTGAGCCGGAGAAAACGGAAACACCCTTTGCCAGTTTGTCTGAACGCGAGTTGCAGATTATGCTGATGATCACCAAAGGCCAGAAGGTCAATGAGATCTCGGAGCAGCTGAATCTTAGTCCGAAAACGGTGAACAGCTATCGCTATCGAATGTTCAGTAAATTAAACATTCACGGCGACGTAGAGCTGACTCACCTGGCAATTCGCCATGGCCTGTGTAATGCGGAGACGTTAACAAGCCAGTGA
- the fliZ gene encoding flagella biosynthesis regulatory protein FliZ, whose product MTVQQSKRRPLSRYLKDFKHSQTHCAHCYKLLDRITLVRRGQIVNKIAIARLDTLLDAAAWEQEKKEWVALCRFCGDLHCKEQSDFFDIIGFKQFLFEQTEMSHGTVREYVVRLRRLGNHLTEQNISHDLLQEGFLDENLAPWLPETSTNNYRIALRKYEQFKAHAPVGQMQKSSWTASSDIY is encoded by the coding sequence ATGACGGTGCAGCAATCAAAAAGACGGCCTCTAAGCCGCTACCTCAAAGATTTCAAACACAGCCAGACGCATTGCGCCCATTGCTATAAGTTACTCGACAGGATCACGCTGGTCCGCCGCGGCCAGATTGTGAATAAAATCGCTATTGCCCGGCTCGATACGTTGCTGGACGCCGCTGCCTGGGAGCAGGAGAAAAAAGAGTGGGTGGCGTTATGCCGTTTTTGCGGTGATTTACACTGCAAAGAACAGAGCGATTTTTTTGACATTATCGGGTTTAAACAATTTTTGTTTGAACAAACCGAAATGAGCCACGGCACGGTGCGCGAATATGTGGTTCGCCTGCGCCGTCTCGGTAATCATCTGACCGAACAGAACATCTCTCATGACCTGCTGCAGGAAGGCTTCCTCGACGAAAACCTCGCCCCGTGGCTGCCGGAGACCAGCACCAACAACTACCGCATTGCGCTGCGTAAGTATGAGCAGTTCAAAGCGCATGCACCTGTCGGCCAGATGCAGAAATCCTCCTGGACAGCCAGTTCTGATATATATTAA
- a CDS encoding SRPBCC family protein, giving the protein MAEYQFSTVWRVEASLQEVWEVFSHPDQWPEWWVSLERVTEIKKGDGLGIGALHRYTWKGALPYRLTFDINVLNIQPCSLLEGEACGEVEGRGVWSFVELGKETLVRYDWNIRTTLRWMNYLAPLAAPAFRWNHDTVMREGARGLARKLATNVYISRVR; this is encoded by the coding sequence ATGGCCGAATATCAGTTTTCTACCGTCTGGCGGGTTGAGGCGTCACTGCAGGAGGTCTGGGAGGTGTTCTCGCATCCGGACCAGTGGCCAGAGTGGTGGGTAAGTCTGGAGCGAGTCACCGAAATTAAGAAAGGTGATGGGCTGGGTATCGGCGCGTTGCACCGTTATACCTGGAAAGGGGCGCTGCCGTATCGTTTAACCTTTGATATTAATGTACTGAATATTCAGCCGTGTTCTCTGCTCGAAGGAGAAGCCTGCGGTGAGGTTGAAGGTCGTGGAGTATGGTCTTTTGTCGAATTAGGTAAGGAGACACTCGTCAGATACGACTGGAACATTCGCACCACGCTTCGCTGGATGAACTATCTTGCCCCGCTGGCAGCCCCCGCATTTCGCTGGAATCACGATACGGTTATGCGCGAGGGCGCAAGAGGACTGGCCCGTAAACTGGCAACGAATGTGTATATATCCAGAGTGCGGTAG